GAGCAAGTCTGGTGATATTTCGCTCAGGCCGGTCGGAGAGTTTTCCGGCGAGGTTGTCAGCAGGTCCGGTGACATCAAGCTTGAGCTCGGGCCGGACGCGGACGTGGTCCTGGATATGGAATGCGAGGAAGAAGGCGAGATATCGGTTGAGGCCGGGTCTGACCACGAGGTACTCGAAGAGGCCGAGCGGTCAATGCGGGTGAAGTTCGGTAAGGGCTCACGGGTGCTGAGGCTCAGGACCCGGAGGGCGGATATCAGGGTCAGAGTGGCAGCGGAGGAGTGATGAAGAGTAGCGCTGACAGACAGGGAAAGATACCAGATACCGGATGCCAGAACGCAAAAACAGAAAGGATGAGAAAGTGGTAAGGGGGATCATCTGGGGTCTGATTGTCGTTGCAATTGGGCTGTGGATCTGGCTTGCCAACCTGGGTGTGTTGACATCAGGTATCGTATTCCGTCGGGACTGGCCGGTGATAATCATCATTGTCGGTCTGTTGAGCATCGCTGAGGCGGTTTCCTGGATCATCAGGCGGAGGCGACCGTGACAACAGATAACGCAGAATTGGTCATGCATAACGGCGAACTTGCAGGAGCCGAAGCGGCAGGGAGGGTAAGATGAGGAGATTGGGCTGGGGGATTGTGATTCTCGTTACCGGGCTGTGGATATGGCTTTCGCACCTTGGGGTGCCTTACATTTCGTTTGCCAGAAACTGGCCTTTGCTGCTTGTTGGCCTCGGAAGCTACATCGTCGTGCAGCGGGTACGGCGGGCCGTGCGTGGTCGCCGGCGGAACGTGCGGGTTATTATTGACCGGCTAGAAGAAGGCCGGATTGACGTGGAAGAGGCAATTTCCGAGATAAGAGGAAAACCAAACCAGTAGGAAAACAATCAGGCATGGGCATAAGCGAGAAACGGAGACAGTGATGAGTGATGACAGGCTGCGGATACTGAAGATGCTTGAAGAGAAGAAGATAACGGCCGAGGAGGCGGCCAAGCTGCTTGATGCAATCAAGAGCGCGGACGCTGACTCGCAGAAGAACCGGTTCCTGAAGGTGAAAGTGTGGGAAAGGGGTTTGGACCGGCCCAAGGTGAATATAACTCTGCCTCTTGGACTTGTGAAGTGGGGACTCAAAATGGCACCGGAATCAGCCAAGGCCAGAATTGCTGAGCACGATGTTGACCTCAAGGTTGTGAGCGAGGCACTGGAAAAGGGCATCACCGGAAAAATCGTTGAGGTTGACGAGGACGAAGAGGGCAAGCACGTCGAGGTCTGGCTGGAATAGTCTGGTTGTCACTGACAACAGTCCAATGGAGCCGGCGAACGGGGAAGAATGCCCCTGGACAACAAGGCAGTTTTGTGCAGTAGTACCGGGTGTCCGATTTCCAAGACCCTAGACAATTTCTGAGTTCAGCACCGGAGCGGTAACAAGTCAAGCAACGCGCGAGGTTGACAGCGTCAGGCGGTGTACTAGAATTGGTTGTCCCAAAGTATAAGGAGGAAACGCATGAAGAAGGACCTGGTTCGTGTGATGCTGCCGCTTGCGCTTATCGCTGCGGCTGCAATCGCAACCACTCTGCCTCAGGCACAGGCGGAGTTGCTCTTTGATGCCGACGGCGACAAGCTCGCCGAGAACCTGGAGCAGTTGATGCTTCAGAGCAACGACCCTCTGCCGGTTATCGTCATGCTCAATCAGCCCGCAACCGACGCCGCGGTATCGGACCTGGAGGCAAGGTTCGGATTTGCGGCGTTTGCTCGATGGGATGTTATACCCGGCTTTGCTGCCAATCTCACCCCTGCTCAAGTGCTGGCATTGGCCCAGTTGCCGCAGGTGAAGCAGATTGAATATGACAATCCGGTGTACGCATGTCTGGGGACCGCTTCGAGCTGGTACGGTGCGACCAAGGCCCGAAGTGATTTCGGCGTTGATGGTAATGCCGACGGCAGTTCTGGCTACTCGAAGAATGATATTGTCATCACTATTCTCGACACCGGCATTGATGCCGCACACTATGACCTGGACGGCGGCAAGGTCATCGGCTGGAAGGACTACGTGAACAACCGGACCACTCCTTACGACGACAATGGCCATGGCACGCACTGCGCCTCGATTGCCGCAGGTGCGGGCGATGCGAATCCGACCTACAAGGGTGTTGCGCCGGGCGCAGCCTTGGTCGGGGTCAAGGTTCTGAACTCTTCTGGTTCAGGTACGACCACCGCGATAGTCAATGGTATCAACTGGGTGGTTTCGAACAAGGCGACCTACGGTATCGAGGTACTCTCCATCAGCCTCGGGTCTTCGGGCAGCTCAGACGGTACTGATGCTCTTTCGGTCGCGTGTAACAACGCGGTCGCAGCCGGAATCGTGGTGTGTGTCGCCGCGGGCAACTCCGGGCCCAAGACTTACACCATCGGCTCGCCCGCGGCTGCCGAGAGTCCGATTACCGTTGGTGCGATGTCAGACTGTGGCGAGAAAGGTTACTTCTTGGCCTATTTCTCGAGTCGCGGTCCGACCGCAGATGGCCGCATCAAGCCGGATGTATGCGGTCCGGGCTGGAACATCACCGCGGCTAAGAAGGGGACGACTAACCAGTACACAACGATGTCCGGTACCTCGATGGCGACGCCGTTTGTCGCGGGAATCGCCGCACTCATGCTTGACGCCAATCCTGCGCTCACTCCGGCCCAAGTCAAGAGCTACTTGCAGTCCACTGCTCAGGACTGGGGGCCGACAGGGAAGGACGTGGACTACGGCTCAGGCCGCAGTCAGGCATACGAGGCGGTTAAGGCTGCTGGTGGCTATGCCGGTACCGGGCCGGTAGTTCCGGAGCACGTGTACCGGGCAGATAACCTTACGGCCAAGGGTAAGACTGATATCTGGCAGGTAAACGTCAACTCGACCACATACCCGATTGCGGTGACAATGGTGATGCCGTCGTGGACTACAAGTCAGGACTTTGACCTGTATCTGTATAACCCGAGTGGCACTCAGGTAGCCAAGTCTGCTGGCACCACCCGGCAGGAATACATCGGGTACACGCCGACCGTGACCGGCAACTATAAGCTCTACGTCAAGTCCTACAAAGGTTCGGGTTCCTACTTCTTCGACCTGAGCTGCGCCAATGCCGGCTCGGTTACCTTGGTCCAGAACCAGTTTTCGATGCCTGAAGAGAACGCGGGTGCTCAGGCCGCTGGCAGCGCCGACATTGCAGTGGTGAAGGCGCAGCCCATCGGTCAAGGCCGGGCCGCGTTTGTCCTGGACCTGGTCCGGGACGGACAGGTCAACGTCACGCTGTACGACGGTGCGGGTCGGGCTGTACGTTCGACCAGCTTTACCGCAACCAAAGGCGAGAACCGGGTCGAGCTTTCCGAGCTTGCGGCTGGAGTGTACTTCTACACGGTTGAGTCACAAGGTCTGCACGAGACAGGTAAGGTTG
Above is a window of candidate division WOR-3 bacterium DNA encoding:
- a CDS encoding DUF5668 domain-containing protein, giving the protein MPERKNRKDEKVVRGIIWGLIVVAIGLWIWLANLGVLTSGIVFRRDWPVIIIIVGLLSIAEAVSWIIRRRRP
- a CDS encoding S8 family serine peptidase, whose translation is MKKDLVRVMLPLALIAAAAIATTLPQAQAELLFDADGDKLAENLEQLMLQSNDPLPVIVMLNQPATDAAVSDLEARFGFAAFARWDVIPGFAANLTPAQVLALAQLPQVKQIEYDNPVYACLGTASSWYGATKARSDFGVDGNADGSSGYSKNDIVITILDTGIDAAHYDLDGGKVIGWKDYVNNRTTPYDDNGHGTHCASIAAGAGDANPTYKGVAPGAALVGVKVLNSSGSGTTTAIVNGINWVVSNKATYGIEVLSISLGSSGSSDGTDALSVACNNAVAAGIVVCVAAGNSGPKTYTIGSPAAAESPITVGAMSDCGEKGYFLAYFSSRGPTADGRIKPDVCGPGWNITAAKKGTTNQYTTMSGTSMATPFVAGIAALMLDANPALTPAQVKSYLQSTAQDWGPTGKDVDYGSGRSQAYEAVKAAGGYAGTGPVVPEHVYRADNLTAKGKTDIWQVNVNSTTYPIAVTMVMPSWTTSQDFDLYLYNPSGTQVAKSAGTTRQEYIGYTPTVTGNYKLYVKSYKGSGSYFFDLSCANAGSVTLVQNQFSMPEENAGAQAAGSADIAVVKAQPIGQGRAAFVLDLVRDGQVNVTLYDGAGRAVRSTSFTATKGENRVELSELAAGVYFYTVESQGLHETGKVAVVR